The sequence ATCTTATTGAAGCCAAAACTCTTGAGGATATTCAGATATACGCTATAGTAACAATTCCTGATAATTTTTCTAAATTGACAGCAAATCTACTTGGTCCAATTATAATTAATGCCAATAAATGTAAAGCTAAACAAATAGTTGTTGATAATTCTTCATATAGTACAAAACATCTTTTGCTTTCAGATTGCAGATAATTTATTAATTATAAATTTTATTTAATATGTCTGAACAAATAAAAAAATATATATATAATGCTAATTTAGAACAAAATTCTAAATCTGATAACAGAAAATTTTTTAGAATAAATACTATTTTAAAAATTAAATATCTATTAATAGATAATAACTATGAATCTTTGTCATTTGTCAGAAACAATAAGTTATTTGAAAAAAATTGTGATTTTCCAATAACCTCGTTAGAAGAAAATGAGAAATATGGAGCTAAAGTTGACATTTTAAGTATCCTTGTCAAATTGGATAGTAAATTAAATTTTATTATAAATGCATTAAATCTTAAAGGTTCAGAAAATATTCTTCCAGGTAATCCTACAGAAGTTACTATAAGTGGTTCCGGTTTATCTTTTTGTAGTTACGATAATTTTAAAAAAAACGATATATTGAAAATTGATATTGAGTTACCG is a genomic window of Candidatus Schekmanbacteria bacterium containing:
- a CDS encoding PilZ domain-containing protein; this translates as MSEQIKKYIYNANLEQNSKSDNRKFFRINTILKIKYLLIDNNYESLSFVRNNKLFEKNCDFPITSLEENEKYGAKVDILSILVKLDSKLNFIINALNLKGSENILPGNPTEVTISGSGLSFCSYDNFKKNDILKIDIELPIFPFSLITVTGKVVNTIRQSDGKNKISIRYINLPDFIADKIIQYTLSCQREMIRSFSDTKSNRKKK